A section of the Pseudanabaena mucicola str. Chao 1806 genome encodes:
- a CDS encoding DUF4258 domain-containing protein — translation MIEDIQTKIANEQYEFSKHAVDQSIIRQIRLHEIVEAIANGQIIEEYPNDKYAPSCLICGITQTGRTIHIQTSYPSRPLVKIITVYEPDPNKWNNDFTVRRKNNE, via the coding sequence ATGATTGAAGATATTCAGACCAAAATTGCCAACGAACAATATGAGTTTTCTAAACATGCCGTCGATCAATCCATTATTCGCCAAATTCGTTTGCACGAGATCGTAGAAGCGATCGCTAACGGTCAAATCATTGAAGAATATCCCAATGACAAATACGCTCCTAGCTGTCTCATTTGTGGCATAACTCAAACTGGTAGAACAATTCATATCCAAACCAGTTATCCTAGCCGCCCATTGGTTAAAATCATTACAGTCTATGAACCCGATCCGAATAAATGGAATAACGATTTCACAGTAAGGAGAAAAAACAATGAATAA
- a CDS encoding type II toxin-antitoxin system VapC family toxin has product MKYILDTHLILWYLSEDPNLSTKAKAIVDARNGLHFSIISLWEIYIKINIGKLQINRPIEALPIELQYMNIQILPITIRDIEIYSSLPLPNTPIKHRDPFDRILIAQAINYSFNLVSKDTAFDSYPVSRIWD; this is encoded by the coding sequence ATGAAATATATCCTAGATACACACTTAATTTTATGGTACTTGAGCGAAGATCCTAACCTTAGTACCAAAGCAAAAGCAATCGTAGATGCACGGAATGGACTGCACTTTAGTATTATCAGTCTTTGGGAAATTTACATTAAAATTAATATTGGTAAACTGCAAATCAATCGACCTATTGAAGCATTACCAATAGAACTTCAATATATGAATATCCAAATTCTACCAATTACAATTAGGGATATTGAGATATATTCCAGTCTTCCATTACCAAACACACCTATAAAACATCGAGATCCATTTGATCGCATATTAATTGCCCAAGCAATAAACTATTCCTTCAACTTAGTAAGCAAAGATACCGCTTTTGATTCTTATCCAGTTTCACGTATATGGGATTAA
- the vapB gene encoding type II toxin-antitoxin system VapB family antitoxin, whose protein sequence is MNTDTALWQVVINMPDTLKTELLHYAEYLLNKYPIAKTVEEQPIKQQHGYGSWAGQIFMSSDFDEPLEELEEYM, encoded by the coding sequence ATGAATACCGATACCGCCTTATGGCAAGTTGTCATCAATATGCCAGACACACTCAAAACAGAACTTTTGCATTATGCAGAATATCTACTTAACAAATATCCAATAGCCAAAACCGTTGAGGAGCAACCTATAAAACAACAGCATGGCTATGGTAGTTGGGCTGGTCAAATTTTTATGTCAAGTGATTTTGATGAACCATTGGAAGAACTAGAGGAATATATGTAA
- a CDS encoding DUF5615 family PIN-like protein, which yields MARLYADEQFPRIVVKLLRALGHDILTVQEAGKANQRIPDEDVLAFAIADNRAVLTINRGDFIRLHNSQPSHTGIIVCTEDLNRQRLANQIHEAITNGGDLNNTLIRVNRPSK from the coding sequence ATGGCACGTCTCTACGCCGATGAGCAATTCCCTAGAATTGTCGTCAAACTACTACGCGCACTAGGGCATGATATTCTGACAGTCCAAGAAGCAGGAAAAGCCAACCAAAGAATCCCCGATGAAGACGTACTAGCCTTTGCGATCGCAGATAACCGAGCTGTATTAACAATTAATCGAGGTGACTTCATTCGACTGCATAATTCACAACCTAGCCATACAGGTATTATCGTTTGTACAGAAGACCTCAATAGACAGAGACTAGCTAACCAAATTCATGAAGCCATCACCAATGGAGGCGATCTAAATAACACACTAATTCGTGTAAATCGTCCTAGTAAATAG
- a CDS encoding DUF433 domain-containing protein, giving the protein MTLKELQPQLLALTPEEKSQAIQILVQSLSNTWQGIEKNPRVMGGDACIRQTRIPVWLLVSLQRQGASEAYILEDYPTLSATDLANAWRYAETHIDEIEAAIHRQEAA; this is encoded by the coding sequence GTGACACTCAAAGAACTACAACCACAACTACTAGCCCTAACCCCAGAAGAAAAATCTCAAGCAATCCAAATCCTAGTACAAAGCCTTAGCAACACATGGCAAGGCATCGAAAAAAATCCTAGAGTCATGGGTGGAGATGCTTGCATTCGCCAAACCCGCATACCCGTATGGCTACTAGTGAGCCTTCAACGTCAAGGTGCAAGCGAAGCCTACATTCTCGAAGACTATCCCACCCTTTCCGCCACAGACCTAGCAAACGCATGGCGCTACGCCGAAACTCATATCGATGAGATAGAAGCAGCCATTCATAGGCAAGAGGCAGCTTAA
- a CDS encoding Txe/YoeB family addiction module toxin: MRNIAFEPQAFQDFNNWAKEDKKIYGKIVGLIDDILRNPFSGIGKPEPLKYELKGCWSRRITDEHRLVYRINEDAVTIISCKFHYEG, from the coding sequence ATGAGAAATATAGCATTTGAGCCGCAAGCGTTTCAGGATTTTAATAACTGGGCAAAGGAAGATAAGAAAATTTACGGCAAAATTGTTGGCTTGATTGATGATATCTTACGCAATCCTTTTAGTGGTATTGGTAAACCTGAGCCGCTTAAATATGAGCTAAAAGGATGTTGGTCAAGGCGAATTACTGATGAGCATCGCTTGGTCTATAGGATTAATGAAGATGCTGTGACAATAATTAGTTGTAAATTCCATTATGAAGGGTAG
- a CDS encoding YgiT-type zinc finger protein, producing the protein MNKMNKCHVCGSNEIHNELIDEIFYISGKPVLVEHIPTKVCNQCGEQTFSRQTTEQIRLMLHSQAKPVRAIAIDVFSLA; encoded by the coding sequence ATGAATAAAATGAATAAATGTCATGTATGCGGCTCAAATGAAATTCACAACGAACTGATTGATGAAATTTTCTATATTTCAGGCAAACCCGTTTTAGTCGAGCATATTCCCACAAAAGTTTGCAATCAATGCGGAGAACAAACCTTTAGCCGCCAAACAACAGAACAAATTCGCCTAATGCTTCACAGCCAAGCCAAACCAGTTAGAGCGATCGCTATTGACGTTTTCTCATTAGCCTAA
- a CDS encoding AAA family ATPase — protein MKIKKIQFINGYKRFKNLKIDLGENPKRIIALVGSNGCGKSSVLDGMLFHANAFSQVGNKTSKYSNHKYHSMDSIPNFNHNNVLIEFGEGAYSSLHNKKQSTGKESTIFSFRSPHRYNSHLKISQSRATEEIRLNKYGASTTSDIDDKIEENYRRLLAKYNKYIHDNDCKPSEARSKIIGDLNKSISKCLDIEISNIGNIDASDGTLYFKKSDHPREFEFNVLSSGEKEVVDILLDLYLRQDEYDDTVFLLDEPELHINTSIQRKLLVEINHLIGDNCQLWLTTHSIGFLRALQEDLKDECQIIHFKEGVNFASTHQVLTPEKMNIAKWREIFKVALDDLTHLVSPKRIIYCEGRDKPTAKGEERGLDATVFNNIFGEKYHDTQFVSSGGNTELDQRSEIALAILTKVFNDVEIIVLKDRDMASGKTVNEKERQIYLENNPNNHRVLKRWEIENYLYDKEVLKEYCAKNELTFNESAYDSFVTNIEDQNLKDETPRIKKFCGITPSLKPETFKKNLSMYITEDMSVFKELEDCIFHRK, from the coding sequence ATGAAAATAAAGAAAATTCAATTCATAAATGGATACAAGAGATTTAAAAATTTAAAAATAGATCTAGGAGAAAATCCAAAACGAATTATTGCCTTAGTTGGTTCAAATGGTTGTGGCAAAAGCAGCGTTCTAGATGGAATGCTATTTCATGCTAATGCTTTCAGTCAAGTTGGGAACAAGACTTCTAAATATTCTAATCATAAATATCATTCAATGGATAGTATCCCAAATTTTAACCATAATAATGTTCTTATTGAGTTCGGTGAAGGAGCATATTCTTCTTTGCATAACAAAAAACAGAGTACAGGGAAGGAAAGTACAATCTTTTCATTTCGTAGCCCTCATCGCTATAACAGTCATCTAAAAATATCTCAATCTAGAGCAACTGAAGAAATTAGGCTAAATAAATATGGAGCTTCTACTACTTCTGATATTGATGACAAGATTGAAGAAAACTATAGACGCTTACTTGCAAAGTACAATAAATATATACACGATAATGATTGCAAACCTAGTGAAGCTAGATCAAAAATAATTGGAGATCTGAATAAATCGATAAGTAAATGTTTAGATATTGAGATATCCAACATTGGCAATATTGATGCTTCAGACGGAACATTATATTTTAAGAAAAGCGATCACCCTAGAGAATTTGAATTCAATGTATTATCTTCTGGTGAAAAAGAGGTTGTAGATATACTTTTAGATTTGTATCTGCGCCAAGATGAATATGATGACACCGTTTTCTTATTAGATGAGCCAGAACTACATATAAACACATCAATACAAAGAAAGTTACTGGTTGAAATCAATCATTTGATCGGAGATAACTGCCAATTGTGGTTAACAACGCATAGCATCGGATTTCTACGAGCATTACAAGAAGATCTAAAAGATGAGTGTCAAATTATCCATTTTAAAGAAGGAGTTAATTTTGCCTCTACGCATCAAGTACTTACTCCAGAAAAAATGAATATTGCAAAGTGGAGAGAAATTTTTAAAGTTGCATTAGATGATTTAACTCATCTAGTTAGTCCAAAGAGAATTATTTACTGCGAAGGAAGAGATAAGCCTACCGCTAAAGGAGAAGAAAGAGGGCTTGATGCAACAGTATTTAACAATATCTTTGGAGAAAAATATCATGACACACAATTTGTTTCAAGCGGTGGAAATACTGAACTAGATCAAAGAAGTGAGATTGCTCTTGCCATCCTAACAAAGGTATTTAATGATGTAGAGATCATCGTACTAAAAGATAGAGATATGGCTTCTGGCAAAACAGTCAATGAAAAGGAGAGACAAATATATCTTGAAAACAATCCTAATAATCATCGTGTATTAAAGAGATGGGAGATTGAAAATTATCTATACGACAAAGAAGTTTTGAAAGAATATTGTGCTAAAAATGAGCTAACTTTTAATGAATCTGCTTATGATTCTTTCGTTACAAATATTGAAGATCAAAATCTAAAAGATGAAACTCCAAGAATAAAAAAATTTTGTGGAATAACACCATCTCTTAAACCAGAAACCTTCAAGAAAAATTTATCCATGTATATAACTGAAGATATGTCTGTATTTAAGGAGCTTGAAGATTGCATTTTTCATAGAAAATGA
- a CDS encoding type II toxin-antitoxin system VapC family toxin: MSQIIFLDSTPVGLITNPKAIPLALQCQQWLDSLLARNINVVLSEIIDYEVRRELLRANKLSSIRKLDLLKSELTYLPITTEVMLKAAELWARARNAGKPTADNKSLDGDVILAAQAVLVAGYGHEVIIATSNAKHLSLFADAREWQSI, encoded by the coding sequence ATGAGTCAGATCATCTTTTTGGATTCTACGCCTGTTGGATTGATTACGAATCCGAAAGCAATTCCTTTGGCTTTGCAATGTCAGCAATGGCTGGATAGCCTCTTAGCTAGAAATATTAATGTAGTTCTATCGGAAATCATTGATTATGAAGTTAGACGGGAGCTTTTACGGGCAAACAAGTTATCGAGCATTAGGAAACTAGATCTTTTAAAGTCTGAGCTTACATATTTACCAATTACGACTGAGGTAATGTTAAAGGCGGCGGAGTTATGGGCTAGGGCAAGAAATGCTGGCAAGCCGACAGCCGATAATAAGTCTTTGGATGGTGATGTGATTTTGGCGGCTCAGGCAGTTTTGGTTGCTGGCTATGGGCATGAGGTGATTATTGCTACAAGTAATGCTAAGCATTTGTCGCTGTTTGCGGATGCTAGGGAATGGCAAAGTATTTAG
- the tnpC gene encoding IS66 family transposase, protein MKESPPKQRISREEIRGIYQQGEEAVIALVEGLLHKIEQLEERLEVLENQAKKDSQNSSKPPSSDGFGKRTKSLRGKSERQSGGQIGHEGNTLEWREEIDETIVHRVDQCESCGASLVGTEILNWDLRQVHDLPPIVLKVTEHQAEVKCCNHCGLLNRGKFPADVSNVVQYGSGLKGLIVYLMEGQLLPTERVRELISEIFDCKLSEGTIYNAREYCYGQLETVEQYLKEGIQAAEVGHFDETGMRVKGKLMWLHVASTSGLTYYFMHTKRGQIAMDAMDILPNFDGISVHDGLSSYAQYDCKHALCNAHHLRELTFIVERYQQPWAELMLSLLVEIKDQIGVAKTDGLSALPSEKSADFERRYQELIDQGLKANPPPPIDPDIPPRKGRLKQSPAKNLLDRLQKNQSAVLAFMYDFRVPFDNNQAERDLRMMKLKQKVSGTFRSLEGAQMFCRIRGYISTLRKQGVNVLESLKQVFLGNHFFPNLQPE, encoded by the coding sequence ATGAAAGAGAGTCCACCAAAGCAAAGAATCAGTAGAGAAGAGATCCGAGGGATCTATCAACAAGGCGAAGAAGCTGTTATTGCTTTGGTGGAAGGACTATTGCACAAGATAGAGCAACTAGAAGAGCGATTAGAAGTATTAGAAAATCAGGCAAAGAAAGATAGTCAAAACAGTAGCAAACCACCATCAAGTGACGGATTTGGAAAGCGAACAAAAAGCTTGCGAGGAAAAAGTGAACGGCAAAGCGGAGGACAAATTGGGCATGAAGGCAACACCTTAGAGTGGCGAGAAGAAATCGATGAAACCATCGTGCATCGGGTAGACCAGTGCGAAAGTTGCGGAGCCTCGTTAGTAGGCACAGAGATATTAAATTGGGACTTGAGACAAGTGCATGATTTACCACCAATAGTCCTAAAAGTAACAGAACATCAAGCCGAAGTAAAATGCTGTAACCACTGCGGATTATTAAATCGCGGAAAATTTCCAGCCGATGTGAGCAACGTAGTGCAGTATGGATCAGGACTAAAGGGATTAATAGTCTATCTGATGGAGGGACAATTACTGCCAACAGAGAGGGTGCGGGAACTAATCAGCGAAATATTTGACTGCAAACTATCGGAAGGGACAATCTACAACGCAAGAGAATATTGCTATGGGCAATTAGAAACCGTAGAACAGTATCTAAAAGAGGGGATACAAGCTGCCGAAGTAGGACATTTTGACGAAACAGGGATGCGGGTCAAAGGAAAACTGATGTGGTTGCATGTGGCAAGTACATCAGGGTTAACCTACTACTTTATGCATACCAAACGGGGTCAAATAGCTATGGATGCGATGGATATTCTGCCCAACTTTGACGGTATCAGTGTCCATGATGGTTTATCTAGTTATGCCCAATATGATTGTAAACATGCTTTGTGCAATGCACATCATTTACGGGAATTGACGTTTATCGTTGAACGTTACCAACAGCCATGGGCAGAGTTGATGCTCTCGTTATTGGTTGAAATCAAAGACCAGATAGGAGTTGCCAAAACTGATGGACTCAGCGCTTTACCCTCAGAAAAATCAGCAGATTTTGAGCGACGTTATCAGGAACTAATTGACCAAGGACTTAAAGCTAATCCGCCGCCTCCCATAGATCCAGATATCCCACCAAGGAAAGGTCGTCTTAAACAAAGTCCAGCCAAGAACTTACTCGACCGTCTTCAAAAAAATCAATCGGCTGTTTTAGCTTTTATGTATGATTTTCGTGTTCCTTTTGATAACAATCAGGCGGAACGTGATTTACGTATGATGAAACTCAAACAGAAAGTATCTGGCACTTTTCGCTCTCTTGAGGGCGCTCAAATGTTCTGTCGCATTCGTGGCTATATTTCGACTCTCAGAAAGCAAGGTGTTAATGTTCTGGAGTCTCTCAAACAAGTGTTTCTTGGAAACCATTTCTTCCCAAATCTCCAGCCTGAGTAG
- a CDS encoding element excision factor XisH family protein — MLNETKIDRELYLAVSRLTFNSVFTIQLGQMLLTNQIIKLIVFDDEREVIVQWIPN, encoded by the coding sequence ATTCTCAACGAAACAAAAATTGACAGAGAACTCTATCTTGCAGTTTCCCGCTTAACATTCAATAGCGTATTTACGATACAATTAGGGCAGATGCTACTTACAAATCAGATTATCAAATTAATTGTTTTTGATGATGAACGTGAGGTAATTGTCCAATGGATACCCAATTAA
- a CDS encoding XisI protein, translated as MDTQLKYRQIIKQVLQNHAEYRSTIPDAYTSQVLFDDERGQYLVLDIGWNDDQYLHSTPIHLSLVNDKIWIQYDDTEEGIVTDLIDAGVSKNDIVLGFRHPKVRQYTGFAVA; from the coding sequence ATGGATACCCAATTAAAATATCGTCAGATTATTAAACAAGTACTCCAAAATCACGCCGAATACCGCTCTACTATTCCTGACGCTTACACATCTCAAGTCTTATTTGATGATGAGCGCGGACAATATCTAGTTCTCGACATTGGCTGGAACGACGATCAATACCTTCACAGTACCCCCATTCATCTGAGTTTAGTCAATGACAAAATCTGGATTCAGTACGATGACACCGAAGAAGGAATAGTAACTGACTTGATCGATGCAGGTGTGTCTAAGAATGATATTGTCCTTGGATTTCGTCATCCCAAGGTTCGACAATATACAGGATTTGCCGTTGCATGA
- a CDS encoding DUF5615 family PIN-like protein, translating to MRILLDECIDRRFARKIIGYEVKTVLQMGWAGVKNGKLLALAVEEFDVFVTVDRNLSFQQNIPQFDIAVVVLQALSNSLAALKPLAAKLLVVLDSACKGQVTIVAECDRLIVCW from the coding sequence ATGAGGATTCTTTTGGATGAATGTATTGATCGCCGATTCGCTAGAAAGATAATTGGCTATGAAGTAAAAACAGTTCTTCAAATGGGCTGGGCAGGAGTAAAGAATGGAAAGCTTTTAGCCCTTGCTGTAGAGGAATTTGATGTATTTGTGACGGTTGATCGCAATTTGTCTTTTCAGCAAAATATACCTCAATTTGATATTGCAGTAGTAGTTTTACAAGCACTATCAAATAGTTTGGCGGCGCTCAAACCTCTAGCCGCAAAGCTTTTAGTAGTTCTGGATTCTGCATGTAAAGGTCAAGTTACGATTGTTGCAGAATGCGATCGCTTGATTGTTTGCTGGTAG
- the serS gene encoding serine--tRNA ligase — protein MLDIKLVRSQPEQVQARLNSRGKGYDISRLVELEQEVRALETQRSHLQAESNDIGKQVGIKMKAGAPAAEIEALKGRSPEIKQQLAELEPKERALREESNAILMTLPNLPSETTPIGANETENVEIRRWGDEYKTTRTDILPHWEIGEKLGILNFERAVKIAQTRFVNLIGAGAALERALIQFMLNIHTANGYVEVAPPLLVNTASMTGTGQLPKFAEDLFKCAEDELWLIPTAEVPVTNLYRDEILDEENLPVHHCAYTPCFRREAGSYGRDTRGLIRLHQFNKVELVKFVHPEKSAEEHEKLVRDAESILQALKLPYRVLELCTGDIGFSAAKCYDLEVWLPSANTYREISSCSNFLDFQARRANIRFKSKGKKGTEFLHTLNGSGLAVGRTMSAILENYQQPDGSVLIPEVLQPLLNRQYL, from the coding sequence GTGTTAGACATTAAGCTCGTGCGATCGCAGCCCGAACAGGTGCAAGCTCGCCTCAACAGTCGAGGCAAAGGTTATGACATTAGTAGATTGGTCGAACTAGAGCAGGAAGTTCGTGCATTGGAAACTCAGCGATCGCATTTACAAGCCGAAAGCAATGACATCGGCAAGCAAGTTGGTATCAAAATGAAAGCTGGTGCGCCCGCCGCCGAAATTGAAGCACTCAAAGGGCGATCGCCAGAAATCAAACAACAACTCGCAGAGCTAGAACCTAAGGAAAGAGCATTGCGAGAAGAAAGCAATGCTATCTTGATGACCTTGCCCAATTTGCCGAGCGAAACTACTCCTATCGGTGCAAATGAAACCGAAAATGTGGAAATTCGACGTTGGGGTGATGAATATAAAACTACACGCACCGATATTCTGCCCCATTGGGAAATTGGTGAAAAGCTAGGCATTCTCAACTTTGAACGCGCCGTTAAAATTGCTCAAACTCGTTTTGTCAATCTCATTGGTGCAGGAGCCGCCCTCGAACGCGCCCTAATCCAGTTCATGCTAAATATCCATACCGCCAATGGTTATGTGGAAGTTGCACCGCCACTTTTGGTGAATACCGCAAGCATGACAGGCACAGGGCAATTACCCAAGTTTGCGGAAGACCTATTCAAATGTGCAGAAGATGAACTCTGGCTCATTCCAACGGCGGAAGTTCCAGTGACAAATCTGTATCGCGATGAAATCCTTGATGAAGAAAATTTACCAGTTCATCATTGTGCCTATACGCCCTGTTTCCGTCGCGAAGCAGGAAGTTACGGACGGGATACTAGAGGTCTGATTCGTTTACACCAGTTCAACAAAGTGGAATTGGTTAAATTTGTCCATCCTGAAAAATCGGCGGAAGAGCATGAAAAACTGGTGCGTGATGCCGAATCAATTTTGCAAGCTTTAAAACTTCCCTATCGTGTACTGGAACTCTGCACAGGTGACATCGGTTTTAGTGCCGCCAAATGCTATGACCTTGAAGTATGGCTCCCTTCCGCAAATACCTATCGCGAGATTTCTAGTTGCTCGAACTTCCTTGATTTCCAAGCCCGTCGCGCCAATATTCGCTTTAAGAGTAAGGGCAAAAAGGGAACGGAATTTCTGCATACGCTTAATGGCTCAGGATTGGCAGTCGGACGCACCATGTCCGCGATTCTGGAAAACTATCAGCAACCTGACGGAAGCGTCTTAATTCCTGAAGTGCTACAACCTCTACTTAACAGACAATACCTCTAG
- a CDS encoding L-threonylcarbamoyladenylate synthase yields the protein MATIHRLHPDNPQARTIAQIVNALRDGAIMLYPTDTVYAIGCDLMSKPAVERVRKLKQMSNDKPLTFLCSSLSNISEYAIVSNANYRTMKSLVPGPYTFILPATKLVPKLVLNPKRKTTGIRVPDHSVSQTIIEALGNPIISTSANLAEDDIDADDFSHQPKNAKQRNVCELPKIELFDRFSKLVDFIVDDGSDHSYEVSTILDLTDDLNPVILRQGLGVVPF from the coding sequence ATGGCAACCATCCATCGACTGCATCCAGATAATCCCCAAGCAAGGACGATCGCTCAGATCGTGAATGCTTTACGCGATGGCGCGATCATGCTCTATCCGACGGATACAGTCTATGCGATCGGATGCGACTTGATGTCAAAGCCTGCCGTGGAACGTGTACGCAAACTCAAACAAATGTCGAACGATAAGCCCCTGACATTTCTCTGTTCTTCTTTATCAAATATCTCAGAATATGCGATCGTCTCTAATGCCAACTATCGCACCATGAAAAGTCTTGTTCCAGGTCCCTATACTTTCATTTTGCCAGCCACAAAACTTGTGCCGAAGTTGGTATTAAATCCTAAACGCAAAACTACTGGGATTCGCGTACCCGATCATAGCGTATCTCAAACTATTATTGAAGCATTAGGCAATCCGATTATTTCCACATCGGCAAATCTAGCGGAAGATGATATTGATGCAGATGATTTTAGTCATCAGCCTAAAAATGCTAAGCAACGTAATGTGTGTGAATTGCCAAAGATAGAGTTATTCGATCGCTTTTCTAAATTAGTAGATTTCATTGTTGATGATGGCTCTGATCATAGCTATGAAGTCTCTACCATCCTCGATTTAACTGATGATCTAAATCCCGTCATATTGCGCCAAGGGTTGGGGGTAGTACCTTTTTAA
- a CDS encoding Uma2 family endonuclease encodes MAIALSNPQKLSLTEFLAMPETKPAHEFIDGQIYQKIMPQGKHSRLQTKFASLINERGEPNCLVSAFCELRCTLGGRSIVPDISVFEWQNIPLDEYDEPLDRIEVAPDWVIEILSPDQSTVLVIDKIRFALKHGSKLGWLIAPNERKILTFSTNGFDSYQGNDILPMLGILKDWQLSVNDVFNLLIFTKS; translated from the coding sequence ATGGCGATCGCATTATCAAATCCCCAAAAGCTTTCTCTTACAGAATTTTTGGCAATGCCAGAGACTAAACCCGCACATGAATTTATTGATGGTCAAATCTATCAGAAAATAATGCCACAGGGTAAACACAGCAGATTACAGACCAAGTTTGCATCACTAATTAATGAACGTGGTGAGCCTAATTGCTTGGTCTCAGCATTTTGTGAATTACGCTGTACCCTTGGTGGACGCTCAATTGTGCCAGATATATCAGTGTTTGAGTGGCAAAATATTCCTCTTGATGAGTATGACGAACCATTAGACAGAATCGAAGTTGCGCCTGATTGGGTGATTGAGATTCTTTCACCTGATCAGTCAACAGTTTTAGTAATTGACAAAATTAGATTTGCTTTAAAGCATGGTTCAAAATTAGGTTGGCTCATTGCACCGAATGAGAGAAAAATTTTGACATTTAGTACTAACGGGTTTGATAGTTATCAAGGTAATGATATTTTACCAATGTTGGGGATACTGAAGGATTGGCAGTTATCTGTTAATGATGTGTTTAACTTACTGATTTTTACGAAGAGTTAG
- a CDS encoding DUF1361 domain-containing protein, with amino-acid sequence MTEAFENFLGNFRWMGWNLSLAIIPCLLSLILFTKRSPKHLSQNPMWWLGLVTFILFLPNAPYIITDIIHFVDDVRTPEISHNGVIFLIIPQYIVFILLGFQCYVISLIKLVHYLGWLKLIRNIPFIEISMNFICAVGVYWGRFNRLNSWHVMTQPRRVLETAISNLENPNFFFGTILFFVIFTSLYYIFKWINLAIAFYWHNRSNQVSV; translated from the coding sequence ATGACAGAAGCATTTGAAAATTTTTTAGGAAATTTTCGGTGGATGGGGTGGAACTTATCTTTAGCAATCATTCCCTGTTTACTTAGCTTGATCTTATTTACGAAGCGATCGCCAAAGCACTTATCTCAAAATCCTATGTGGTGGTTAGGGCTAGTAACTTTTATCCTCTTTCTGCCTAATGCCCCTTACATAATTACCGATATTATTCATTTTGTGGATGATGTGCGTACACCTGAAATTTCCCATAATGGTGTTATTTTTCTGATTATCCCTCAATATATAGTTTTCATCCTATTAGGCTTCCAATGTTATGTAATCTCTTTGATCAAACTTGTGCATTACCTAGGCTGGCTGAAGCTGATTAGAAATATTCCTTTCATAGAAATCAGCATGAACTTTATCTGTGCCGTTGGTGTGTATTGGGGAAGATTCAATCGCTTAAATAGTTGGCATGTAATGACGCAACCAAGGAGAGTTTTGGAAACAGCCATTAGCAATCTCGAAAATCCTAACTTCTTCTTTGGAACGATCTTATTTTTTGTGATCTTTACAAGTCTCTACTACATTTTTAAATGGATTAATTTGGCGATCGCCTTCTACTGGCACAATCGCTCCAATCAAGTTTCTGTATAA